gctttctgtttaccgtcttgcttggtaaatatctcgtgttgcaatgtgggtttcaatgtgggtgcttgcggcttatacacaggggCGATttatgtctgtaccaaatggtatttcctttctaaatgtacttggtgaggcttataaccaggtaggctctctaggccggaaattacggtaagtgcgTTTCAGGGTCAGCCTGAAATGAAGCTCAACACGGCATTTCTTGTGAGTAGTGTACTTCTCGGACTTATTTCAGCCCGCCGCTGATGGAGAGGAGAGGGGAGGGTGCTTCCACAGTATTATGGGATACGCGAGTGGTTGTCAGGGGAACCAGAATGTCCGGTCACTCAGTAGACCACCTCGTACACGGTGGCCTTCTTGTCCCCCGAGCCGGTCACGATGTACTTGTCGTCCGGGGACACGTCGCAGCTCAGCACGGACGACGACTCCTTGGACTGGACCGAAACGGGGGTGAGCCGGAccaaaaagagaaagagagagagagatatcgAGACAAATATAACTCATCACTCAATTATACAAGATGCATTTGCAATTCAATCACACGATAAACATACGCTGTCATCATaggctgacacacacacacacacacacagtggaggCTTGTTAGATGCACTTGTGTTACGTAACACAGCGGCGAGCGGCAGCGGGTCGCGACCTTCCGGCACGGTGCGACCTCTGCGTCTTGCCTTCAAAATCAATGCAGTTCTTGCTGCAACACGCAAGAgaggcagggaaaaaaaaaagctcctgaagtgaaaaatgtgaagGACGTCCGAGACACAAACAACAAAGCTGAACTACTCAGAGGGGTGAAAAGTTGGTTCGTGTcaggaaaaagtcaaactcataTTAGTCgcaagtcattttcattttggacGGTTTCTTTTTATGTCACATTCAAATTTCTTCACTTTTGTCAATTTTGGGCTTTTCTGAAGTTGTAAGCTAATTCTGAATCATTCTTGTTAGAAACACATACTGGTAAATTGTACAACGCTGCCTTGAAatgcaaatttaatttgttcagcTATACACTCAGAATCTATCCTCATCCCCCAAAACAGCACTCTTTAATATtgcacttcattaaaaaaatcatacagtaaTGACATAGTGAAGTAGAATGTGAAGAATTAATGAATAAGCGACACTTTTTGCTCCACTTCATAGGACATTGTGCAGCTCCTTCTGCTGTACGTGCcttgtccacttgggggcagtgcaatatagacacacacaaagaacaCGTTCACATTTGACTGTTTTTACACACAATTCCATTTTGAGCAAACAGGGTCGCTGCAGCCGCCGGGAAGCGGTGACCGGAAGGAAGCGGTTCTTCATTAGTACGTTAACGACGGCCATGTTAGTCAGGAGAGCGTTTGCTGCATACAAGCGTGCACTCCTCATCCTGCGTTCTAAGAAGATCCGAAAGAGAAGTCACCTGAAAGATACTGGCACCGTACGGCGTCCTCCACGCGTTCAACAGGTTGTCTTTGCCTGTGCTCACGAACCACTTGcctgaaattgaaataaaacataAGAATAAGTTTGGGTTTGAAGCACAGgcaagttttgaaaaattgggGCTCGGGTTTCGAGCTTAGGCagcagtttgaaacaagggaTTTTAAGACAACAGGGGTTCAAAGTAAGGTAAGGTATCAAATTAGCGTTCTGAGCTTTGGTTTAGGGATTCAGACATGGCTGAGGTCttttgtttgggtttcaaaATGGGGTTTAAAATCTGGGAAAGCTTTCAAACTGGGGTTAGTAGGGTTTTAAACACAAGTTGGGCTTTCAAAAGGGGGTTCAAACTAGAGTAAGGGGATCAAACAAGGATTTCAAATTAGGGGAAGGGTTTTAACCTACTGTTAGGGTTTCCAAAAAGGGTTTTCAACTATtcttagggtttcaaatttggcTCTCAAACTCAGGGTAAGATTTCAAATGAGTTAGTgtattagggtttcaaataagGTGTCAAACTAGGGTTAGGTTTTCAAAATGGGTTTTGTATGAGAGGTTGTGTTTCAAATTAGGGCTTCAAACTAGGGTCAGGGTGTCAAAGAAGAGTTTCGAATTAAGGtttccaaatggtattttcagTGGAGTTGCACACTATGAAGGAGTAAACCCCCCCGAGTGGAAATGAAGCACGTTCTCACCGCAGTAGGCGAACTTGAGCGAGAGCACGCAGCTCTCGTGAAGGTGCAGCTGGTACTTGTCGGGCTTGGACACGTGCAGGACTTCCACGTTGCTGCTCTCCATGCCCACCGCCAGCCACTCGCCCGTCGGACAGTAACCCAGCGAGAAGATCTGCCCGAGCACAACAACGCACGTCGGCCTTTGACTTGTGCATCCATCATGTTGAATGCtcttgtcatctttttatttatctattttttcatctttccaTAATCTCACATTTCTGTCCTTCCTGCTTTGTTCTCTTCTTGTCATGTTGGCGTCCTTTCATCAATCTTATCTTCTTCCCGCCCTCATCCCTCATTTCCCGACAGCTTCTCCAATTTCACCCTTTTGTTGTCATATCTGCACACTTTTTGCTCCTTTGGCTGATATTCTTTCACGCACCGTGTGAGCGCTGTTTGGCTGGGGCATGCATGTTCATGCTGTACTACTACTGTTACAACTTTGTGCTCAAGGGACATATTTCATCCCTGGGCAGTTTATTTGTGgatgaaggaaaaataaaacgcatttattgtttattgtaataataattgtaccgtcatttccggcctataagccgcgacttttttccacatgctttcaaccctgcggtttatgcggtgatgcacttaatttgtgcattttttctcacggcctccagtggacactcgagcggaaaaggtaagcgtgacactggtggaatatatgcgctgaggaagtgacttttaccggtccagccctgttagtgctgcgctagcatgttactgccgtgtctcagtgatttttaccggtatgtttttcttttctttaaccggccctgttagtgcggcggcgctagcattaaactctctgtgtgcagtctttgtaaatatctcatgtttcaatgtgggcactttcggCTTTTACAAGGCTgaggcatatgtatgtaccaaatgatatttcctttacaaatgtactgggtgaggctaataaccaggtgcgttgtgtaggccgggaattacctAGTATTTTCCAAATTTTGTAAGACCGATTTTGGACTTTCCCAGTACTTTTTTACTCTCTGATGTCCAATAAATCAATGAAGCAATTATTTAACTCGGTAAATAAGCGATACACGTAATGAACCCACCTGCGAGGTGAAGTCGTGCTGCTGCAGCTGCCGTCCCTCCCTCAGGTCCCAGCAGCGGACCGTGTTGTCCAGGCCTCCCGTCCACAGCTTGGTGCCGTCGTTGGAGATGTCGATGCAGCTTGCGCCGTCCGTGTGGCCCTGGAACTGTCTGAGGCAATGATCGACAAACTCATTTTATTATAGATTAgagttttattgtattttaaatagagAAAGGGTATGCATtggcaatggataggtttccaattacgccagctcgtgtgtcatggaggtcaaagaacacaggtgataggtgaagcgtgaaatttttttctatcgttaatttttcTGATTGGtttaagggtggtggtgacgtcactgGAAACTTATCCATAAGTTCATGTAATTACGAGCAAACATACATTAAATTTAAACATATACTACAGAGCAGTAAGTACAGGAGAAGTTTCAGAAACTGTATTGctttgacaaataaaaacatttctatttttaccCCGTCCTCAGCATAGCGATGGCTGCTCGACCTTTGAACTTGTTACCTGACGAGCGTCTGGTTGTGCAGGTCCCAGACGACGATGTTTCCGTCGCTGCAGCAGGAGAAGCACACCTTGTTGTCGGGCGAGATGGCCAGGGCGTAGCAGGCGGGCGCGGACGACGTCAGCTCGGCTTTGAtgcgaggggtgggggtggccaGGTCCCAGATGGACAGCGTGCTGGCCTCGCCGCCAACGATCAGCGTGCGCCCGTCGGGTAGGATCTTACAGGAGCGGATGTAGTTGTCGCGGTTCTGCTGGGAACAGAGAAGGACAAAACTATCTAAACCAGAAGAAGCTTATCCATGCTTCTATctaaagtagacttgactattttaatggtcttctgactggactctccaaaatccccattttaaatgttttatttatttgcttttaaatgcttataatcatgtaaagcacattgagttaccttgtgtatgaaatctgCAATACAAattcatttgctttgcttaagaAATctgtaatcatccatccattttctttgctacttatcctcacgagggtcacggggagtgctcgaACCTATCCCAACTGCCAATTCAcggtcacacctaggggcaattgtattgttgcatatttttgggatgtgggatgaaacccacacaggcatggggagaacatgcaaactccacacaggcaggtctgggatcgaatccgggtaCTCAGACCTGTCAGGGCAACACTCTCACcggttgctccaccatgccaccaccaattataataatatttaagCTGTCATACATGCTAtagaaatttgaattttttttaagtttgaaagGGAGGCAAATATTTGATTCCTTATGATTTTATATTTCTACGCGTGTGTCTATTATTTCACTATTTCACGACCCTGATCCAGAGTTGTAAAGGGGTTCAAAAGAACTGACCAGACAGTCGAGCTGCGCCATGGGACTCTTGCTGCCCGGCTGGCTGATGTCCCAGACCTTGACGCAGCCTTTGCCCCCCGTGTAGACGTGACGCGTGGACGTGCTGATGGTGACGGCGCACACCACCTCGCCGTGGCTCAGGCTGTGGATCTGCCGGGCGTGGCGAGGGATGCCCGGGCCCAGCAGGGCGTCGGGGGGGAAGGGCACAGGCTGCATCTGCCCGTCGGCGCTCACGTGGAACGAGTAAGCCCTGTATGTGacaaacaggcaggaggcgtcgATCGACTATGAAATACTGTAATAGAAGCAGTATTTGCAGCAAAATGAATCCAGAAATATGAAATTGGAGCGCCTGCGGTTTCTTGCAccggtacacacacacatcagcgAGCGGGCCAGACTAAAGACCACAATGCGTCACAGTGTGGAGTCCATGTGAGAGCGCTAATGGAGGATCAATACTGAAGCAGGTGCTTGTCTGGAGCAAGTGACTTAAATTGCAACCGcagaattagaaaaaaaatcaaaaagagatTTGTTGGGAAATACCATGGCTGCCTTTCAAGTTGATTCCTCTCAAGTAAGTAGGAAGCGCGTATGCATGTCATGTATTATGCAGTGGTCCCTTCACTTCcaagtacattttgttttgtgactATGCGCTCCATTGAAATGTATGCAAATGGCGCTCATCTGTCCAACAaatcattgtattattttttgtattgaaaaaattatAGTCCTGTCATATATAAAAACTAGGATTAATATGTGCAACATTTTTTGCTTCTCTTCAGTAAACTTTGTACTGCTCCTTTTGGTGTGTATAATACAGTCACGAAGACACAGACAAAGACTTTTACAACTACTTTAAGTGACTCATTACATTAATAAATGAAGTTATTTTTCACAGCAGATCAATAAAATACGCCGTTAAAATTTGTTAGTCTATATTGTCCTTCACCATTTGTCTTCTGTTGCTTAAATGCATAAAGCACAGCAACTAGCAGTACAGTTCGTTAGACAATCTATGGCAGTTTGCATTTCGTATCATCATTAAGCACGAGGGAAGTAATGTTCTGTGGTTGGCTGTCACGTCATTGTTATCTTGAGTCAACCTCTACACTGTTTGCCATAAAGTATTTAGAGTATTCGAAAGATACATTTTGGAGTCAACGCTTAATGATTGTGTAGGGTTgagcaaaacaataaaaaaaaaaaaaaaaaaattaactcacGGCTTGCCGCCAGATGAGCCAGGCAGAGAGGACGACAGTGGAGCTCTCAAGTGAGACCGGGAGTCATAAGCAACCTTTTGCATATcaggataaaagaaaaaaaaaagggaattagATTGACATAAGTGGATACCTCGTGAGTCAGAGAGCACTACACACTATATTGATATCTACCAtaattaccggcctacagagcgcacccggttaaaaaaaacaaaccataccagtaaaaatcactgagagacgacagtaacatgctagcgcaaaagtcacttcctcggcacatatattccacctgaaTATAACCtccagaaaaaatgcacaaattagccataaaatcgcagggttgaaaacgtgtgaaaaaagtcacgacttataggccgggaattacggtatatttatCTTTTGAGTGGGTCACAACGGACTCCGTGCTATGACTCAAACGTGAACAGAGACAAATGACGGCGCTCACCATGGGGCTTCGGGCGTAGGCGCTGGCCGCTGCGCTGATTTGGGGCGAGAGTGTGAGAGGCCCGCCAAAGCCTCCGGGACTGGCCAGCTCCCCGTTGAGTCCTGCGTGGGACACCACGCCAAAATGAGCCGGGTATGAACCGGGGGGCACAGACATGGGGCTGCGGAGTGCTGGGAAAGtcaagaggagaaggagagcagaccaaaaaaaaaaaaaagggaagacaTCGACACATGACACACAAGCACTCTTTTGAAATAAAGTACTAGATAAGTAATTGATGCCCCCcgtctaaaaaatatatagatatatggTATAATTATCCATGTTTTATATATTACAAAACATGATCCCAAACACTTCACATCATTTCAAACTAATCTTACATTTGAcgtaaaaataatttgtcaagcAATAATGAGACCTCCGTCGTTTGTTATCTTGAACTTTTTAACAGCGGCGGAGCAAAATTATGCAGCGAAGATTCTTTTGAACTTCCGCTCGCAACCCAGACTAAACTCAGCTCCTCCCTGAAATATTGATAAATTACATATTTCCTTGACAGCAATTAATATTTTCCTATTGACCAGAGATTTGGCAACATTAGAAGCACCATTAAGGTGTTAGCAAATGAGCTGAAATATATCGCCAATAGGTGAGTTTTCCAGTGAATAACTGAGAATGGGTtccattgaaagaaaaaaaaagttgcaaatactgtattcatttttaatattttcatgggccttttttttaactctggaattctcctttttttaattgagcgCACTTggaataataatttgaaaatacagTCCAAGTTGTAATGCAACTGGGGTCCCACCTAGGGGGTCAGCCGCAGACGCCGCTTTGCTGACCAGGCGAAGGCAGGAAGTGCTGGGACCGGGTGCTCCGGGAGCTCCCGGCGTGAGGGCCTCGCGGTGGGATGGCGACGGGGTGCTGGACTTGGACAAGGGCGACTGGGACTTATCCATCTGTGTCAAACAAACAGTAAATAGGAATAGCAATTTGGGGGTGTCACTTGTAGTAGGATGTCTTTTGAATTTAGTGAAGAACGCAAATGTGGAGAAATTGTATAGATTGAGTGTATTTTAAGTGGAAAGGTAAGGATGTGTTACTGCGAAGATGCAGCGCCTTGCCTGTGAGGGATCCTTGGATTTGCCTGGAGCGGGGCTACATGGGTTCGGGGTGGAAGGGGTCTCTACAGGGCCCGAGGAGCCTGGAAGCTCTTTTCTTAAGGCAGGAGCCCGGTCCAAACCGTTCCCACGTGGAGAATGAGGTGGACTGCCAACAGGGGAGTTGGGGTCCTGCATTAGAAGAGAATGCAAACAGTTATTGACACAAGCCTGCGCTAACAAAGCGGACGTCAACGCTGTGGGGATACAAAACCATTAAGCAACTTAGATTTGAATACAAAGGATCATAACACactctttttctgttttatcaTCAAATCAAGATTTATTATGCCCAAAGATGAAGA
Above is a genomic segment from Syngnathoides biaculeatus isolate LvHL_M chromosome 7, ASM1980259v1, whole genome shotgun sequence containing:
- the tle2b gene encoding transducin-like enhancer protein 4 isoform X8 — protein: MYPQGRHPVPLQPGQSFKFTVLETLDRIKEEFQFLQAQYHSLKLECEKLASEKTEMQRHYIMYYEMSYGLNIEMHKQAEIVKRLSAICAQIIPFLSQEHQQQVVQAVERAKQVTMAELNAIIGQQQLQHLSHHAPGIPLTPHPSGLSLGAGGSGLLALTGALGVSAHLAAKDERNHLDPEHLREGAPSRSKSASSTDSQPPDERQGPSGVYASSQGGTEAKRRRCDEKEPLAPHSYDSDGDKSEDNLVVDVSNEDPNSPVGSPPHSPRGNGLDRAPALRKELPGSSGPVETPSTPNPCSPAPGKSKDPSQMDKSQSPLSKSSTPSPSHREALTPGAPGAPGPSTSCLRLVSKAASAADPLALRSPMSVPPGSYPAHFGVVSHAGLNGELASPGGFGGPLTLSPQISAAASAYARSPMVAYDSRSHLRAPLSSSLPGSSGGKPAYSFHVSADGQMQPVPFPPDALLGPGIPRHARQIHSLSHGEVVCAVTISTSTRHVYTGGKGCVKVWDISQPGSKSPMAQLDCLQNRDNYIRSCKILPDGRTLIVGGEASTLSIWDLATPTPRIKAELTSSAPACYALAISPDNKVCFSCCSDGNIVVWDLHNQTLVRQFQGHTDGASCIDISNDGTKLWTGGLDNTVRCWDLREGRQLQQHDFTSQIFSLGYCPTGEWLAVGMESSNVEVLHVSKPDKYQLHLHESCVLSLKFAYCGKWFVSTGKDNLLNAWRTPYGASIFQSKESSSVLSCDVSPDDKYIVTGSGDKKATVYEVVY
- the tle2b gene encoding transducin-like enhancer protein 4 isoform X1 translates to MHLLCFLTESHTYTAERLSFIPPSHVSFSPPVKVPLQPGQSFKFTVLETLDRIKEEFQFLQAQYHRYSVMCTVVNITMNTSVSLKLECEKLASEKTEMQRHYIMYYEMSYGLNIEMHKQAEIVKRLSAICAQIIPFLSQEHQQQVVQAVERAKQVTMAELNAIIGQQQLQHLSHHAPGIPLTPHPSGLSLGAGGSGLLALTGALGVSAHLAAKDERNHLDPEHLREGAPSRSKSASSTDSQPPDERQGPSGVYASSQGGTEAKRRRCDEKEPLAPHSYDSDGDKSEDNLVVDVSNEDPNSPVGSPPHSPRGNGLDRAPALRKELPGSSGPVETPSTPNPCSPAPGKSKDPSQMDKSQSPLSKSSTPSPSHREALTPGAPGAPGPSTSCLRLVSKAASAADPLALRSPMSVPPGSYPAHFGVVSHAGLNGELASPGGFGGPLTLSPQISAAASAYARSPMVAYDSRSHLRAPLSSSLPGSSGGKPAYSFHVSADGQMQPVPFPPDALLGPGIPRHARQIHSLSHGEVVCAVTISTSTRHVYTGGKGCVKVWDISQPGSKSPMAQLDCLQNRDNYIRSCKILPDGRTLIVGGEASTLSIWDLATPTPRIKAELTSSAPACYALAISPDNKVCFSCCSDGNIVVWDLHNQTLVRQFQGHTDGASCIDISNDGTKLWTGGLDNTVRCWDLREGRQLQQHDFTSQIFSLGYCPTGEWLAVGMESSNVEVLHVSKPDKYQLHLHESCVLSLKFAYCGKWFVSTGKDNLLNAWRTPYGASIFQSKESSSVLSCDVSPDDKYIVTGSGDKKATVYEVVY
- the tle2b gene encoding transducin-like enhancer protein 4 isoform X2 — protein: MHLLCFLTESHTYTAERLSFIPPSHVSFSPPVKVPLQPGQSFKFTVLETLDRIKEEFQFLQAQYHRYSVMCTVVNITMNTSVSLKLECEKLASEKTEMQRHYIMYYEMSYGLNIEMHKQAEIVKRLSAICAQIIPFLSQEHQQQVVQAVERAKQVTMAELNAIIGQQQLQHLSHHAPGIPLTPHPSGLSLGAGGSGLLALTGALGVSAHLAAKDERNHLDPEHLREGAPSRSKSASSTDSQPPDERQGPSGVYASSQGGTEAKRRRCDEKEPLAPHSYDSDGDKSEDNLVVDVSNEDPNSPVGSPPHSPRGNGLDRAPALRKELPGSSGPVETPSTPNPCSPAPGKSKDPSQMDKSQSPLSKSSTPSPSHREALTPGAPGAPGPSTSCLRLVSKAASAADPLALRSPMSVPPGSYPAHFGVVSHAGLNGELASPGGFGGPLTLSPQISAAASAYARSPMVAYDSRSHLRAPLSSSLPGSSGGKPAYSFHVSADGQMQPVPFPPDALLGPGIPRHARQIHSLSHGEVVCAVTISTSTRHVYTGGKGCVKVWDISQPGSKSPMAQLDCLNRDNYIRSCKILPDGRTLIVGGEASTLSIWDLATPTPRIKAELTSSAPACYALAISPDNKVCFSCCSDGNIVVWDLHNQTLVRQFQGHTDGASCIDISNDGTKLWTGGLDNTVRCWDLREGRQLQQHDFTSQIFSLGYCPTGEWLAVGMESSNVEVLHVSKPDKYQLHLHESCVLSLKFAYCGKWFVSTGKDNLLNAWRTPYGASIFQSKESSSVLSCDVSPDDKYIVTGSGDKKATVYEVVY
- the tle2b gene encoding transducin-like enhancer protein 4 isoform X5; this translates as MHLLCFLTESHTYTAERLSFIPPSHVSFSPPVKVPLQPGQSFKFTVLETLDRIKEEFQFLQAQYHSLKLECEKLASEKTEMQRHYIMYYEMSYGLNIEMHKQAEIVKRLSAICAQIIPFLSQEHQQQVVQAVERAKQVTMAELNAIIGQQQLQHLSHHAPGIPLTPHPSGLSLGAGGSGLLALTGALGVSAHLAAKDERNHLDPEHLREGAPSRSKSASSTDSQPPDERQGPSGVYASSQGGTEAKRRRCDEKEPLAPHSYDSDGDKSEDNLVVDVSNEDPNSPVGSPPHSPRGNGLDRAPALRKELPGSSGPVETPSTPNPCSPAPGKSKDPSQMDKSQSPLSKSSTPSPSHREALTPGAPGAPGPSTSCLRLVSKAASAADPLALRSPMSVPPGSYPAHFGVVSHAGLNGELASPGGFGGPLTLSPQISAAASAYARSPMVAYDSRSHLRAPLSSSLPGSSGGKPAYSFHVSADGQMQPVPFPPDALLGPGIPRHARQIHSLSHGEVVCAVTISTSTRHVYTGGKGCVKVWDISQPGSKSPMAQLDCLNRDNYIRSCKILPDGRTLIVGGEASTLSIWDLATPTPRIKAELTSSAPACYALAISPDNKVCFSCCSDGNIVVWDLHNQTLVRQFQGHTDGASCIDISNDGTKLWTGGLDNTVRCWDLREGRQLQQHDFTSQIFSLGYCPTGEWLAVGMESSNVEVLHVSKPDKYQLHLHESCVLSLKFAYCGKWFVSTGKDNLLNAWRTPYGASIFQSKESSSVLSCDVSPDDKYIVTGSGDKKATVYEVVY
- the tle2b gene encoding transducin-like enhancer protein 4 isoform X10: MAELNAIIGQQQLQHLSHHAPGIPLTPHPSGLSLGAGGSGLLALTGALGVSAHLAAKDERNHLDPEHLREGAPSRSKSASSTDSQPPDERQGPSGVYASSQGGTEAKRRRCDEKEPLAPHSYDSDGDKSEDNLVVDVSNEDPNSPVGSPPHSPRGNGLDRAPALRKELPGSSGPVETPSTPNPCSPAPGKSKDPSQMDKSQSPLSKSSTPSPSHREALTPGAPGAPGPSTSCLRLVSKAASAADPLALRSPMSVPPGSYPAHFGVVSHAGLNGELASPGGFGGPLTLSPQISAAASAYARSPMVAYDSRSHLRAPLSSSLPGSSGGKPAYSFHVSADGQMQPVPFPPDALLGPGIPRHARQIHSLSHGEVVCAVTISTSTRHVYTGGKGCVKVWDISQPGSKSPMAQLDCLQNRDNYIRSCKILPDGRTLIVGGEASTLSIWDLATPTPRIKAELTSSAPACYALAISPDNKVCFSCCSDGNIVVWDLHNQTLVRQFQGHTDGASCIDISNDGTKLWTGGLDNTVRCWDLREGRQLQQHDFTSQIFSLGYCPTGEWLAVGMESSNVEVLHVSKPDKYQLHLHESCVLSLKFAYCGKWFVSTGKDNLLNAWRTPYGASIFQSKESSSVLSCDVSPDDKYIVTGSGDKKATVYEVVY
- the tle2b gene encoding transducin-like enhancer protein 4 isoform X3 produces the protein MHLLCFLTESHTYTAERLSFIPPSHVSFSPPVKVPLQPGQSFKFTVLETLDRIKEEFQFLQAQYHRYSVMCTVVNITMNTSVSLKLECEKLASEKTEMQRHYIMYYEMSYGLNIEMHKQAEIVKRLSAICAQIIPFLSQEHQQQVVQAVERAKQVTMAELNAIIGQQLQHLSHHAPGIPLTPHPSGLSLGAGGSGLLALTGALGVSAHLAAKDERNHLDPEHLREGAPSRSKSASSTDSQPPDERQGPSGVYASSQGGTEAKRRRCDEKEPLAPHSYDSDGDKSEDNLVVDVSNEDPNSPVGSPPHSPRGNGLDRAPALRKELPGSSGPVETPSTPNPCSPAPGKSKDPSQMDKSQSPLSKSSTPSPSHREALTPGAPGAPGPSTSCLRLVSKAASAADPLALRSPMSVPPGSYPAHFGVVSHAGLNGELASPGGFGGPLTLSPQISAAASAYARSPMVAYDSRSHLRAPLSSSLPGSSGGKPAYSFHVSADGQMQPVPFPPDALLGPGIPRHARQIHSLSHGEVVCAVTISTSTRHVYTGGKGCVKVWDISQPGSKSPMAQLDCLQNRDNYIRSCKILPDGRTLIVGGEASTLSIWDLATPTPRIKAELTSSAPACYALAISPDNKVCFSCCSDGNIVVWDLHNQTLVRQFQGHTDGASCIDISNDGTKLWTGGLDNTVRCWDLREGRQLQQHDFTSQIFSLGYCPTGEWLAVGMESSNVEVLHVSKPDKYQLHLHESCVLSLKFAYCGKWFVSTGKDNLLNAWRTPYGASIFQSKESSSVLSCDVSPDDKYIVTGSGDKKATVYEVVY
- the tle2b gene encoding transducin-like enhancer protein 4 isoform X4; translated protein: MHLLCFLTESHTYTAERLSFIPPSHVSFSPPVKVPLQPGQSFKFTVLETLDRIKEEFQFLQAQYHSLKLECEKLASEKTEMQRHYIMYYEMSYGLNIEMHKQAEIVKRLSAICAQIIPFLSQEHQQQVVQAVERAKQVTMAELNAIIGQQQLQHLSHHAPGIPLTPHPSGLSLGAGGSGLLALTGALGVSAHLAAKDERNHLDPEHLREGAPSRSKSASSTDSQPPDERQGPSGVYASSQGGTEAKRRRCDEKEPLAPHSYDSDGDKSEDNLVVDVSNEDPNSPVGSPPHSPRGNGLDRAPALRKELPGSSGPVETPSTPNPCSPAPGKSKDPSQMDKSQSPLSKSSTPSPSHREALTPGAPGAPGPSTSCLRLVSKAASAADPLALRSPMSVPPGSYPAHFGVVSHAGLNGELASPGGFGGPLTLSPQISAAASAYARSPMVAYDSRSHLRAPLSSSLPGSSGGKPAYSFHVSADGQMQPVPFPPDALLGPGIPRHARQIHSLSHGEVVCAVTISTSTRHVYTGGKGCVKVWDISQPGSKSPMAQLDCLQNRDNYIRSCKILPDGRTLIVGGEASTLSIWDLATPTPRIKAELTSSAPACYALAISPDNKVCFSCCSDGNIVVWDLHNQTLVRQFQGHTDGASCIDISNDGTKLWTGGLDNTVRCWDLREGRQLQQHDFTSQIFSLGYCPTGEWLAVGMESSNVEVLHVSKPDKYQLHLHESCVLSLKFAYCGKWFVSTGKDNLLNAWRTPYGASIFQSKESSSVLSCDVSPDDKYIVTGSGDKKATVYEVVY
- the tle2b gene encoding transducin-like enhancer protein 4 isoform X9 → MYPQGRHPVPLQPGQSFKFTVLETLDRIKEEFQFLQAQYHSLKLECEKLASEKTEMQRHYIMYYEMSYGLNIEMHKQAEIVKRLSAICAQIIPFLSQEHQQQVVQAVERAKQVTMAELNAIIGQQLQHLSHHAPGIPLTPHPSGLSLGAGGSGLLALTGALGVSAHLAAKDERNHLDPEHLREGAPSRSKSASSTDSQPPDERQGPSGVYASSQGGTEAKRRRCDEKEPLAPHSYDSDGDKSEDNLVVDVSNEDPNSPVGSPPHSPRGNGLDRAPALRKELPGSSGPVETPSTPNPCSPAPGKSKDPSQMDKSQSPLSKSSTPSPSHREALTPGAPGAPGPSTSCLRLVSKAASAADPLALRSPMSVPPGSYPAHFGVVSHAGLNGELASPGGFGGPLTLSPQISAAASAYARSPMVAYDSRSHLRAPLSSSLPGSSGGKPAYSFHVSADGQMQPVPFPPDALLGPGIPRHARQIHSLSHGEVVCAVTISTSTRHVYTGGKGCVKVWDISQPGSKSPMAQLDCLQNRDNYIRSCKILPDGRTLIVGGEASTLSIWDLATPTPRIKAELTSSAPACYALAISPDNKVCFSCCSDGNIVVWDLHNQTLVRQFQGHTDGASCIDISNDGTKLWTGGLDNTVRCWDLREGRQLQQHDFTSQIFSLGYCPTGEWLAVGMESSNVEVLHVSKPDKYQLHLHESCVLSLKFAYCGKWFVSTGKDNLLNAWRTPYGASIFQSKESSSVLSCDVSPDDKYIVTGSGDKKATVYEVVY
- the tle2b gene encoding transducin-like enhancer protein 4 isoform X6, producing MHLLCFLTESHTYTAERLSFIPPSHVSFSPPVKVPLQPGQSFKFTVLETLDRIKEEFQFLQAQYHSLKLECEKLASEKTEMQRHYIMYYEMSYGLNIEMHKQAEIVKRLSAICAQIIPFLSQEHQQQVVQAVERAKQVTMAELNAIIGQQLQHLSHHAPGIPLTPHPSGLSLGAGGSGLLALTGALGVSAHLAAKDERNHLDPEHLREGAPSRSKSASSTDSQPPDERQGPSGVYASSQGGTEAKRRRCDEKEPLAPHSYDSDGDKSEDNLVVDVSNEDPNSPVGSPPHSPRGNGLDRAPALRKELPGSSGPVETPSTPNPCSPAPGKSKDPSQMDKSQSPLSKSSTPSPSHREALTPGAPGAPGPSTSCLRLVSKAASAADPLALRSPMSVPPGSYPAHFGVVSHAGLNGELASPGGFGGPLTLSPQISAAASAYARSPMVAYDSRSHLRAPLSSSLPGSSGGKPAYSFHVSADGQMQPVPFPPDALLGPGIPRHARQIHSLSHGEVVCAVTISTSTRHVYTGGKGCVKVWDISQPGSKSPMAQLDCLQNRDNYIRSCKILPDGRTLIVGGEASTLSIWDLATPTPRIKAELTSSAPACYALAISPDNKVCFSCCSDGNIVVWDLHNQTLVRQFQGHTDGASCIDISNDGTKLWTGGLDNTVRCWDLREGRQLQQHDFTSQIFSLGYCPTGEWLAVGMESSNVEVLHVSKPDKYQLHLHESCVLSLKFAYCGKWFVSTGKDNLLNAWRTPYGASIFQSKESSSVLSCDVSPDDKYIVTGSGDKKATVYEVVY